The proteins below come from a single Ictalurus punctatus breed USDA103 chromosome 24, Coco_2.0, whole genome shotgun sequence genomic window:
- the hbae3 gene encoding hemoglobin subunit alpha-2: MSLNAKDKAAVKAFFSKVSCKAEELGNEVLSRTLFVYPQTKTYFSHWNDLSPGSVQVRKHGLTVIQGVLDAVERIDDLRTGLLNLSELHAFMLRVDPANFKIISHNMLVVFALLFPNDFTPEVHVSMDKFLAQVSLAISEKYR, encoded by the exons ATGAGCCTTAACGCAAAGGATAAAGCCGCAGTGAAGGCTTTCTTTAGCAAAGTCAGCTGCAAGGCTGAGGAACTTGGTAACGAGGTCCTCTCCAG GACTTTATTTGTCTATCCTCAGACAAAGACGTATTTCTCGCACTGGAATGACTTGAGCCCAGGCTCTGTCCAGGTGAGGAAGCATGGACTGACAGTGATACAGGGAGTCCTCGATGCTGTCGAACGGATCGATGACCTCAGAACAGGTCTGCTTAATCTCAGCGAGCTGCATGCCTTCATGCTGCGCGTGGACCCTGCCAATTTCAAG ATCATCTCGCACAACATGCTCGTGGTCTTTGCCTTGCTATTTCCCAACGACTTCACCCCCGAGGTCCATGTATCGATGGACAAGTTCCTCGCACAGGTCAGCCTGGCAATCTCAGAGAAATACCGTTAA
- the LOC108256960 gene encoding hemoglobin subunit beta — protein sequence MVQWTDFERTTIQDIFSKIDYESVGHQALTRCLVVYPWTQRYFSKFGNLYNAAAILGNPKVAAHGLTVMRGLEKAVKNMDNIKSTYADLSVLHSEQLHVDPQNFRLLADCITIVVASVLGANFTAEVQAALQKFLAVIVSALGKQYY from the exons ATGGTTCAGTGGACAGACTTCGAGCGCACTACCATCCAGGACATCTTTTCCAAGATCGATTACGAGTCTGTCGGTCACCAGGCACTGACAAG GTGTCTGGTCGTGTACCCATGGACCCAGAGGTATTTCAGTAAATTCGGAAACTTGTATAACGCCGCTGCCATCTTGGGAAATCCCAAAGTTGCTGCCCACGGCTTGACGGTAATGCGTGGTCTGGAGAAAGCTGTGAAGAACATGGACAACATTAAGAGCACTTACGCCGACTTGAGTGTGCTGCACTCTGAACAACTGCACGTGGATCCCCAAAACTTCAGG CTGTTGGCTGACTGCATTACCATTGTAGTTGCCTCTGTCCTGGGTGCTAACTTCACAGCTGAAGTGCAGGCAGCTCTGCAGAAGTTCCTGGCGGTCATAGTCTCCGCACTCGGGAAACAGTACTATTAG